The genomic segment TGCGCAAAGTGCTGGCCGAGTGCCGTGCGACCCTGGGCGAAGTCTCGAACTCCGAGCACAGCCTGCGTTCGCTTGGTAAAGCGGGTGCGAAGCGCTGGCGCGGTGTTCGCCCGACCGTTCGCGGTGTGGCAATGAACCCGGTCGATCACCCCCACGGTGGTGGTGAGGGTCGTACCTCCGGTGGTCGTCATCCGGTGTCGCCATGGGGCTTCCCAACCAAGGGCGCGAAGACTCGCTCTAACAAGCGCACCGATAACATGATCGTCCGTCGTCGCAAGTAACTAGAGGGATACGACAGTGCCGCGTTCTCTGAAAAAAGGTCCTTTTATCGATCTTCACCTATTGAAGAAGGTCGAAGTGGCGATGGAAAAGAACGATCGTAAGCCGGTTAAAACCTGGTCGCGTCGTTCCATGATCCTGCCGCAAATGGTCGGTTTGACCATC from the Stutzerimonas stutzeri genome contains:
- the rpsS gene encoding 30S ribosomal protein S19; amino-acid sequence: MPRSLKKGPFIDLHLLKKVEVAMEKNDRKPVKTWSRRSMILPQMVGLTIAVHNGRQHVPVLVSEDMVGHKLGEFAGTRTYRGHVADKKGKR